GCGTCCCGGCCGGCGGTGCGCGGCATCGCCGGCGGCACGACCGAGCCGAGCATCGCATCGAAGGCCTTTGCCTCGACGAGCTGCCTGCCGTCCCAATTCCCCCGGTGGAGGCACAGCAGGCCGAACCGCGCGAAGTCGCGCACGCTCAACGCGAGGCGGCCGGCCCGGGGCTTGTCGAAGCTGATCGCATCCTCGAACTGCATCGGCGCGGCGAGTCGTGAACGAAACACCTCGATGCCCGGCTGCTTGAAGACGCCCGTCGTGAGCGTGTCGTAATAGAGCGCGAGCGCAAAGTCGTTGTAGGAATACGCGGCGCCCGGCGGCTCGGTGAGCCCGTATCCGGACGTCTGCGACGCGAGGTGCCGCCACGTGATGGCGGCGTCCTTGCCGTTGGGGAGAGCCAGCAGCCGCGGCTCGAAGTCGGCGACGCGCGCGTCCGGACTCGCGAGCCTCCCTTCGGCGATGGCGAGGAAGAGCATCGTGCTGATGACGGGCTTCATTGCGGACGCGACGTCGTAGCTTCGCGTCTGGTCGCCCCAAGTGAAGGCCACCTTCCCGTGACGGACAACGCAGCCGCGGCCGGCTGCGAGTTCGGACAGCGTGGCGAGTTTCCCCGCGGAGAGTCGCGCCTCGGCGGGGGTGCACTCCTGCCAGCATTTGCCGGGGAAGACCGAAGACCCGGCGGGTTCTGCGGCGCGCAGCGGAACGGGCACATGGCCGATCACCAACGACGCGAGAACCGGGAGTGCGAACGAACGCTTCATCGCGGGGCAAATTTCGGCGCGTTTGCGCCACCGACGTGGCGCGGCTTCGGCGTGAAGTGAAACACTTGCGCCGCGTGCCCCGGCACGTCGAGGAACAGGCCCGGCTTGACGAGTTCCGCGCCCGTTCGGTTGTAGCGTTCCGGGCCAAGCAGGTCCGCGAGGTGCCAGTTGAATTCTCCGAGCCGGTCGCCCGGCAGCGGCACAAAACACTGGCTCTGATACGGCGCGAGGTTCACGACGACGAGGTCGAACTCGTCGGGATGCAACTGCCAGTGGACGAGGATGAAGTTGCGGTCGGTGTGATTCTCGCCCCACACGCGCACGGGCTTGAGCAGCGCGCCGCGTCCGCGACCGATCGCGGTGGACTTGAGCGTGGTCAGAAGCCCCTCGTAGAGCGCCACCACCTCCGGGTCGGCCGGTTCATCAAGCCGCCGGCCAAGCTGGACAGGCAGCCGAAGCTGCGCGCCCGTGAGCTGGCCGTCGTGGAGGAGCCGCATGCCGGGCATCCCGAGCACGAGCAGCGCAGCCGGACGATGCGATGTGAGCGGGAGCCAGGATGCAATTCGCAGCTCGTCGTGGTTCTCCAGAAAGTGCGCGCTCCTCGCGATGAATGCGGGCGGCGCCTGGAGCAGGTGGTCCTGCGCCTCGTCGTAGTTGTGTTGCGCGAGGTGATCGTAAAGCCACTTGTCGTAGGTGAAGTCGAAGCCCTGCTCCTGCAACCGCGGTTCCAGGTCCCAGTAGACTTCACCGAGAAACAAAAAGTCGGGCCGGCGCGACTTCACTGCGGCGATGGCTGCGGGCCAGAATTCCGCGCCGACTTCCTCGCCCAGGCACGGAAACGATTCCCAGGTGCGCGCGAACACGTCCTGCAAGAGCAGCATCGACATGTCGCAGCGGAGGCCGTCGCACTTCGCG
Above is a window of Verrucomicrobiota bacterium DNA encoding:
- a CDS encoding alpha-amylase — its product is MPFPLLYEINTRCWLRGLAGKHGRPVRLGDVPEEEFDQWERLGFTHIWLMGAWTTGARARAHALNDPNLRAAFDKVLPGWKPADVPGSPYAVSEFRVPRALGGEHGLRQFRKQLKARGLKLVLDFIPNHLGLDHPWVRERADLFVRSAGPAIGAFPEETPRGTAWIAHGKDPYFPPWVDTAQLDFRRADTHHAMTELLVDLAAKCDGLRCDMSMLLLQDVFARTWESFPCLGEEVGAEFWPAAIAAVKSRRPDFLFLGEVYWDLEPRLQEQGFDFTYDKWLYDHLAQHNYDEAQDHLLQAPPAFIARSAHFLENHDELRIASWLPLTSHRPAALLVLGMPGMRLLHDGQLTGAQLRLPVQLGRRLDEPADPEVVALYEGLLTTLKSTAIGRGRGALLKPVRVWGENHTDRNFILVHWQLHPDEFDLVVVNLAPYQSQCFVPLPGDRLGEFNWHLADLLGPERYNRTGAELVKPGLFLDVPGHAAQVFHFTPKPRHVGGANAPKFAPR